One window of Alkaliphilus metalliredigens QYMF genomic DNA carries:
- a CDS encoding UDP-N-acetylmuramoyl-tripeptide--D-alanyl-D-alanine ligase, whose translation MFILKKVSHHCSFLINYTDYVSSFNKEQNQRGLIYMSQVIPTVPTIAITGSAGKTTTKEMLASILQTKWKIFKSKENKNFQKNTQKHARMIKPWHQGVVLEFGMGEANTGKMHCSHIQPNIAVITNVGSAHYGVFGNSIKLTAKAKSELIKYMKPEGILYINNDDNNSKLLQIKGFKGEIFTVSIKNKSDYQAVNIKYVDQGMTFQVKLDDQLEDFFIPTFGYHNVINALFAIGVSHHQKFSPSEIKVGLKNYEVPVRRLNHYELPNGLVILDDSYSANPEATKAAIDVLVELGKIKKKLVILGSMLELGEYSIEGHKEVGKYLAQNKVDKIVIIGKEARWIGKGAVEAGYPPSRILLFTKSRNKMHLYLQKLIKPNMAILVKGSKLMQMNKTLNYLLKNFSK comes from the coding sequence TTGTTTATTTTAAAAAAAGTTTCACATCATTGCTCATTTCTCATAAATTATACTGACTACGTATCCTCATTTAATAAAGAGCAAAATCAAAGGGGGTTAATTTACATGAGCCAAGTCATACCTACAGTTCCCACTATTGCAATTACAGGTAGCGCTGGTAAAACCACTACTAAAGAGATGCTTGCCTCAATATTACAAACGAAGTGGAAGATCTTTAAATCAAAAGAAAATAAAAATTTTCAGAAAAACACTCAAAAGCATGCTCGTATGATCAAGCCATGGCATCAAGGAGTCGTCTTAGAGTTTGGAATGGGCGAAGCAAATACAGGTAAAATGCATTGCAGCCATATCCAACCCAATATTGCTGTGATTACAAATGTAGGCTCTGCTCATTACGGTGTATTTGGAAACAGTATCAAACTAACTGCTAAAGCAAAGTCAGAGCTTATCAAGTATATGAAGCCCGAGGGAATTTTATATATTAATAACGATGATAATAATTCAAAACTATTACAGATAAAAGGTTTTAAAGGTGAGATCTTTACAGTTAGCATTAAAAATAAATCAGACTATCAAGCTGTTAATATAAAATATGTAGACCAAGGCATGACATTTCAGGTTAAATTAGATGATCAGCTGGAGGATTTCTTTATTCCTACTTTTGGCTACCATAATGTAATTAATGCATTATTTGCTATCGGCGTTTCTCATCATCAAAAATTTTCCCCTTCAGAGATAAAGGTAGGTTTAAAGAATTACGAGGTACCAGTCCGTAGATTAAACCATTACGAGCTTCCTAATGGGTTAGTTATCCTTGATGATAGTTATAGTGCTAATCCAGAAGCAACTAAAGCTGCTATAGATGTACTGGTTGAGTTAGGGAAAATCAAAAAAAAGTTAGTTATATTAGGGAGCATGTTGGAGTTAGGAGAATATTCAATTGAGGGTCATAAAGAAGTTGGCAAATACCTAGCTCAGAACAAGGTAGATAAAATAGTGATCATTGGCAAAGAAGCCCGATGGATTGGAAAAGGTGCAGTCGAAGCTGGATACCCCCCTTCCAGAATTTTACTATTTACTAAAAGTCGCAATAAAATGCATTTATATCTGCAAAAGCTGATTAAACCGAATATGGCTATTCTTGTTAAAGGATCTAAGCTTATGCAAATGAATAAAACACTGAATTATTTATTAAAAAATTTCTCAAAGTAG
- a CDS encoding D-alanyl-D-alanine carboxypeptidase family protein codes for MGKTILAQNARAAILFKASPNNKVLFQKHATKRLPIASITKLMTMLVLLDGIDAGKIKWTDKVEMSPAAASLYGSKIHLKPGEKLPVGDMFKSMIIASANDAAIALAEHLSGTMDNFIDKMNQKAKTLGLKNSHFVNSHGLFEDNHYSSAIDIVKMVSMALRREEILKYSRLKYDYIRKEDNQLQKLVNTNKLIGTIPEVDGLKTGYTPLAGCCLAATALKDNVRLIAVVLGEPRKAVRDKEVIEMLNYGFKASLLT; via the coding sequence ATGGGAAAGACTATCCTTGCACAGAATGCAAGGGCTGCCATTTTATTTAAAGCTAGCCCTAATAATAAGGTGTTGTTTCAAAAGCATGCTACTAAAAGACTCCCTATAGCCAGTATCACAAAATTAATGACGATGCTGGTCCTATTAGATGGTATCGATGCGGGGAAAATAAAATGGACCGATAAGGTGGAAATGAGTCCTGCTGCAGCTTCACTATATGGCTCTAAAATTCATTTAAAGCCTGGGGAGAAATTACCTGTAGGAGATATGTTTAAGTCGATGATTATTGCCTCAGCAAATGATGCCGCTATTGCTTTAGCAGAGCATCTTTCTGGAACCATGGATAATTTTATAGATAAAATGAATCAAAAAGCGAAGACCTTAGGTCTTAAAAATTCACATTTTGTAAATTCTCATGGTTTGTTTGAAGATAACCACTATTCTTCAGCTATTGATATCGTTAAAATGGTAAGTATGGCATTAAGAAGAGAAGAGATATTAAAATACTCAAGATTAAAATATGATTACATTAGAAAAGAAGACAACCAGTTGCAAAAGCTAGTAAATACCAATAAATTAATTGGAACCATACCTGAAGTAGATGGTTTGAAAACTGGGTATACTCCTTTAGCTGGTTGTTGCTTGGCTGCAACTGCTCTCAAAGACAATGTTAGATTAATAGCAGTTGTTTTAGGAGAACCTAGAAAAGCTGTCAGAGATAAAGAAGTTATAGAAATGCTTAATTATGGGTTCAAAGCCTCTCTCTTAACATAA